From a single Poseidonibacter antarcticus genomic region:
- a CDS encoding dynamin family protein, whose protein sequence is MSANIKILESFIKEYNETYATKEVVYENTLIGSIKKIQDKLLDEKFAPSTQLKNIFKKQIIRARYPMEVAITGQFSAGKSTFLNALLSRNILPTGITPVTSKVNFINYGEEYKLKITYHSGAQEYAPIEAISDFTDQRHEEMKDIKYLTLYAPMEILKEISFVDTPGLNSQSQGDTDTTRSVLRNVGGIIWLTLIDNAGKLSEAEVLEEYMENFKEKSLCVLNQKDKFTPEQIETTTKYVSNKFSKYFAQVTPISAKMALDSRQLQKTVLIENSVDTILKEFKQDLSKNLDDDSLEFFKDKFHNFQKNIKEIKQKDVSSNMKLLKESNIQDVLDFIENTIRPQAEESKEYAIKKDLKGVCDILEKEYQTIIGVYDALDEVLKNCEGHVIESFNSIHKKYSQELFTIYNSLEAIMEKIANETYKNIRRKKAYRFEESKGSFLSGDKIQKFEYQTYWIDSDNVYKNLFYDDQKIDKMFKRSIKMLKNIELNTVEAFRVVYRDIHTEVEKWQEPYELIKKHREISSDTEFSNTRHFAAKVYENVLRTFYRAILENISALRKKFAYFNGALSYSYIQTTQATISHFEQQIFESEELFKKEPTRFAIQHPREDEILTKLKANFGFEKIEDFLTSKRNYLFKITKYSKEQYLELNKDRINFVNSKKSEYIEKIEDIRRIKEEI, encoded by the coding sequence ATGAGTGCAAATATTAAAATATTAGAAAGTTTTATTAAAGAATATAATGAAACATATGCAACAAAAGAGGTGGTTTATGAAAATACCCTAATTGGAAGTATCAAAAAAATTCAAGATAAATTACTTGATGAAAAATTTGCACCTTCGACTCAATTAAAAAATATTTTTAAAAAACAAATAATAAGAGCAAGATATCCAATGGAAGTTGCAATTACAGGTCAATTTTCAGCAGGAAAATCAACATTCTTAAATGCACTACTTTCTAGAAATATTCTTCCAACAGGAATTACACCTGTTACTTCAAAAGTAAATTTTATTAATTATGGAGAAGAGTATAAATTAAAAATAACATATCATTCAGGTGCACAAGAATATGCACCAATTGAAGCAATTTCTGATTTTACTGATCAAAGACATGAGGAAATGAAAGATATAAAATATCTTACTCTTTATGCTCCAATGGAAATATTAAAAGAAATATCATTTGTAGATACTCCAGGGCTTAATTCACAATCTCAAGGTGATACAGATACAACAAGAAGTGTTTTAAGAAATGTAGGTGGTATTATTTGGCTTACACTTATAGATAATGCAGGAAAATTATCTGAAGCAGAAGTACTAGAAGAGTATATGGAAAACTTCAAAGAGAAATCACTTTGTGTGTTAAATCAAAAAGATAAATTTACACCAGAACAAATCGAAACAACAACAAAATATGTATCTAATAAGTTTAGTAAATATTTTGCACAAGTTACACCTATTTCTGCAAAAATGGCTCTTGATTCAAGACAATTACAAAAAACTGTTCTTATTGAAAATTCTGTTGATACTATTTTAAAAGAGTTTAAACAAGACTTGAGTAAAAATCTTGATGATGATTCACTTGAGTTCTTTAAAGATAAATTCCATAATTTCCAAAAAAATATAAAAGAAATTAAACAAAAAGATGTTTCTTCAAATATGAAACTATTAAAAGAATCAAATATTCAAGATGTTTTAGATTTTATAGAAAATACAATTAGACCACAAGCTGAAGAATCAAAAGAGTATGCAATTAAAAAAGATTTAAAAGGTGTTTGTGATATTTTAGAAAAAGAGTATCAAACTATAATTGGTGTTTATGATGCACTTGATGAAGTATTAAAAAATTGTGAAGGACATGTAATTGAGTCATTTAATTCTATTCATAAAAAATATTCTCAAGAACTATTTACTATATATAACTCACTTGAAGCAATTATGGAAAAAATTGCAAATGAAACATATAAAAATATAAGAAGAAAAAAAGCTTATAGATTTGAAGAATCAAAAGGTTCATTTCTTTCAGGAGATAAAATCCAAAAATTTGAATATCAAACATATTGGATTGATTCTGATAATGTCTATAAAAATCTATTTTATGATGACCAAAAAATTGATAAAATGTTTAAAAGATCAATAAAAATGCTTAAAAATATTGAGTTAAATACTGTTGAAGCATTTAGAGTTGTTTATCGAGATATTCATACTGAAGTTGAGAAATGGCAAGAGCCTTATGAACTTATAAAAAAACACAGAGAAATTTCTTCAGATACAGAATTTTCAAATACAAGACACTTTGCAGCAAAAGTTTATGAAAATGTATTAAGAACTTTTTATCGAGCTATTTTGGAAAATATTTCTGCATTAAGAAAAAAGTTTGCATATTTTAATGGTGCATTATCTTATTCATATATTCAAACAACTCAAGCAACAATTTCACATTTTGAACAACAAATATTTGAATCTGAAGAGTTGTTTAAAAAAGAACCAACACGATTTGCAATACAACATCCAAGAGAAGATGAAATTTTAACTAAGCTAAAAGCTAATTTTGGTTTTGAAAAAATAGAAGATTTTTTAACTTCTAAAAGAAATTATTTATTTAAAATTACAAAATATTCAAAAGAACAATATTTAGAATTAAATAAAGATAGAATTAATTTTGTAAATTCTAAGAAATCTGAATATATTGAAAAAATAGAAGATATACGAAGAATTAAAGAGGAAATTTAA
- a CDS encoding dynamin family protein, with the protein MSLANDYFLLYHGITFEQTLDAETIKTEIDEEFFSIYALIISATRKDYEKYLPLNSFIILCEKLSVKAPTNISELNHLQHTIVETIINNKSKKNIDILHESFNYLKKESILNYENYAKLISLFEYQELDIIEEASSEENISSLENNKSSFKELKSILENIINELKIQTSNEKTVDDLDEVNKYLNTQKFSIGITGVMNAGKSTMLNALMGKEILGSAVVPETANLTIVKHNPTESAKVFYWNQDEWNRIEKSALQLESMRDYVNETKKIFGDELSSYIKKESRFDEVDIKDLSSYTSAEAEGKKCNLVKYVELGSNLDFLNDGIEIVDTPGLDDPVIQREEITKEYISACDMMLHLMNVSQSATLKDIEFIIDALLYQNISKLLIVITRADTVSKEQLEEVIEYTKTSIKRQLKAQNKDSKLDYILKTIKFIPISGKMALLHRTGREKEALDAGFTIEDTGILEIEEYLNETLFGSSSQKGELIIQSGKSQLLKTIEKESRSLNYELKLLSKSKEELNNELEEFNKKKAVNSRMFTAMSEDITYYKNDANNYIESLESFLESELIDLQVVIKQRVISDVRYSFEKTKKRPENSRIKVIVETAIKDGIIDVIRDYRYKFIKKSQTIGEQCEQKYHDFGFSIGHKNDNFDARGFFQDDFKAGFLTSSNEVLISQIVNAVSISKVNKLTQLDIEIESYIKNEFTSIEQDIKSKAKKVSKLLIESFFQTLNAPLKTVEQKMINDEKIIQNQIASFENNDKNRAKLSIDIHKKIKKLDSINNNIKGLN; encoded by the coding sequence ATGAGCTTAGCTAATGATTATTTTTTACTTTACCATGGTATAACATTTGAACAAACTTTAGATGCTGAAACAATTAAAACTGAAATAGATGAAGAATTCTTTTCTATTTATGCTTTAATTATAAGTGCAACAAGAAAAGATTATGAGAAATATTTACCATTAAACTCTTTTATAATTTTATGTGAGAAACTTAGTGTTAAAGCACCAACTAACATAAGTGAATTAAATCATTTACAACATACTATAGTAGAAACTATTATAAATAATAAATCGAAAAAAAATATTGATATATTACATGAATCTTTTAACTACTTAAAAAAAGAATCTATTTTAAATTATGAAAATTACGCAAAATTAATTTCTTTATTTGAATACCAAGAATTAGATATTATTGAAGAAGCAAGTTCAGAAGAAAATATCTCTAGTTTAGAAAATAATAAATCTTCATTTAAAGAATTAAAATCTATTTTAGAAAATATTATAAATGAATTAAAAATTCAAACATCAAATGAAAAAACTGTAGATGATTTAGATGAAGTAAATAAATATTTAAATACTCAAAAGTTTTCTATTGGAATTACTGGTGTTATGAATGCTGGTAAATCTACAATGCTAAATGCTTTAATGGGAAAAGAAATTTTAGGAAGTGCTGTTGTCCCTGAAACTGCAAACCTCACAATTGTAAAACATAATCCTACAGAAAGTGCAAAAGTATTTTATTGGAATCAAGATGAATGGAATAGAATAGAAAAATCTGCACTTCAATTAGAATCAATGAGAGATTATGTAAATGAAACAAAAAAGATTTTTGGTGATGAATTAAGTTCATATATAAAAAAAGAATCAAGATTTGATGAAGTAGATATAAAAGATTTATCTTCATATACATCAGCTGAAGCTGAAGGTAAAAAATGTAATCTAGTTAAATATGTTGAATTAGGTTCAAACCTTGATTTTTTAAATGATGGAATAGAAATTGTAGATACACCAGGATTAGATGACCCAGTTATTCAAAGAGAAGAAATTACAAAAGAATATATATCTGCATGTGATATGATGTTACACTTGATGAATGTATCTCAAAGTGCAACACTTAAAGATATTGAGTTTATAATTGATGCACTTTTATATCAAAATATTTCAAAACTACTAATAGTAATTACAAGAGCTGATACTGTTTCAAAAGAACAATTAGAAGAAGTAATTGAATATACAAAGACTTCAATTAAAAGACAACTAAAAGCACAAAATAAAGATTCAAAACTTGATTATATTTTAAAAACTATTAAGTTTATTCCAATTTCAGGGAAAATGGCACTTCTACATAGAACAGGAAGAGAAAAAGAAGCTCTTGATGCAGGATTTACGATAGAAGATACAGGAATATTAGAGATTGAAGAATATTTAAATGAAACACTATTTGGTTCTTCTTCACAAAAAGGTGAATTAATTATTCAATCAGGGAAATCTCAACTTCTTAAAACAATTGAAAAAGAAAGTCGTTCTTTAAATTATGAATTAAAACTTTTATCAAAATCAAAAGAAGAACTTAATAATGAACTTGAGGAATTTAATAAGAAAAAAGCTGTAAATAGTAGAATGTTTACAGCAATGAGTGAAGATATAACATATTATAAAAATGATGCTAATAATTATATAGAATCACTAGAATCATTTTTAGAAAGTGAACTTATTGACCTTCAAGTTGTTATAAAACAAAGAGTAATATCTGATGTTAGATATTCATTTGAAAAAACTAAAAAAAGACCTGAAAATTCTAGAATTAAAGTTATTGTAGAAACTGCAATAAAAGATGGTATTATTGATGTTATTAGAGATTACAGATATAAATTCATAAAAAAATCACAAACTATTGGTGAACAATGTGAGCAAAAATATCATGATTTTGGATTTTCAATTGGACATAAAAATGACAATTTTGATGCAAGAGGATTTTTCCAAGATGATTTTAAAGCAGGTTTCTTAACATCTAGTAATGAAGTACTTATCTCTCAGATAGTAAATGCAGTATCAATTTCAAAGGTAAATAAGTTAACTCAATTAGATATAGAAATTGAATCTTATATAAAAAATGAGTTTACAAGTATTGAACAAGATATAAAATCAAAAGCAAAAAAAGTATCTAAACTACTAATTGAATCATTTTTTCAGACACTTAATGCTCCTTTAAAAACGGTTGAGCAAAAAATGATTAATGATGAAAAAATAATTCAAAATCAAATTGCTTCATTTGAAAATAATGATAAAAATCGAGCTAAATTATCTATTGATATACACAAAAAAATAAAAAAACTAGATTCGATAAATAATAATATTAAAGGACTTAACTAA
- a CDS encoding fumarate reductase iron-sulfur subunit, protein MAIEKGRDITISVLKFNPRSKVSKPHFVDYHLEETPGMTLFIALMKIREEYDPDLSFDFVCRAGICGSCGMVVNGKPALACRTLIANYPTGVLQLMPMPAFELIKDLSVNTGKWMDAMSKRVQSWIVDNGEEKDITKLEERIDPDVADQTFELDRCIECGICVASCGTKLMRPDFVGAVGLNRVARFEVDPHDKRTAEDFYELIGDDDGIFGCMTLLACEDHCPKHLPLQNKIAYLRRKLVALR, encoded by the coding sequence ATGGCTATTGAAAAAGGTAGAGATATAACAATATCAGTTTTAAAATTCAATCCAAGATCTAAGGTTTCAAAACCTCATTTCGTGGATTACCATTTAGAAGAAACTCCAGGGATGACTTTATTCATTGCTTTAATGAAAATTAGAGAAGAATATGATCCAGATTTATCATTTGACTTTGTATGTCGTGCAGGAATTTGTGGTTCTTGTGGAATGGTAGTAAATGGTAAACCTGCACTTGCTTGTAGAACACTAATTGCAAACTACCCTACTGGGGTTTTACAATTAATGCCTATGCCAGCATTTGAACTTATCAAAGATTTATCTGTTAATACAGGTAAATGGATGGATGCAATGTCTAAAAGAGTTCAATCTTGGATTGTTGATAATGGTGAAGAAAAAGATATTACTAAACTTGAAGAAAGAATTGATCCAGATGTAGCTGATCAAACTTTTGAATTAGATAGATGTATCGAATGTGGTATTTGTGTTGCTTCTTGTGGTACAAAACTTATGAGACCAGATTTTGTTGGTGCTGTTGGACTTAACAGAGTTGCAAGATTTGAAGTTGATCCTCATGATAAAAGAACAGCTGAAGACTTCTATGAATTAATTGGTGATGATGATGGAATCTTTGGTTGTATGACTTTACTAGCGTGTGAAGATCATTGTCCAAAACACTTACCATTACAAAATAAAATTGCTTACTTACGAAGAAAGTTAGTAGCATTAAGATAG
- a CDS encoding fumarate reductase flavoprotein subunit: MKINYCDALVIGGGLAGLRAAVAAQKKGLNTVVLSLVPVKRSHSAAAQGGMQASLGNSKMSDGDNEDLHFADTVKGSDWGCDQIVARMFVHTAPKAIRELAGWGVPWTRVREGSREAVINAKKTTITEDADRHGLIMSRDFGGTKKWRTCYTADATGHTMLFGVANEALKHDVDIRDRKEALSLIHEDGRCYGAIVRDLISGELEAYVAKGTCIATGGYGRIFKQTTNAVICEGIGAAIALETGIATLGNMEAVQFHPTPIVPSGILLTEGCRGDGGILRDVDGHRFMPDYEPEKKELASRDVVSRRMIEHIRNGKGVPSPYGDHIWLDISILGREHIEKNLRDVQEICQIFNGIDPADEGKKGWAPVLPMQHYSMGGIRTKPTGESQTLNGLFACGEACCWDMHGFNRLGGNSVSETVVAGMIIGNYFADYCIDNDIAIQTTTVQKELDKQNDYITEILAYEGTEDIFRIKNRMQNLMDQKVGIFRDGPHLVEAVDELEELLKKTKHINVKSKERVGNPELEEAYRVPRMLKVALCVAKGARDRTESRGAHYREDYLKRDDANWLKRTITSWPDANATLPTITYEDLDIMTMEMPPAFRGYGAKGMIIENELSEKRQAQVDETTEKMQAEGKDRHEIQDALMSFDLPMNYREKNERAGDL; the protein is encoded by the coding sequence ATGAAAATTAATTACTGTGATGCATTAGTTATTGGTGGAGGACTTGCAGGTTTAAGAGCTGCAGTTGCTGCACAAAAAAAGGGATTAAATACTGTCGTATTATCACTAGTTCCTGTTAAAAGATCTCATAGTGCTGCTGCACAAGGTGGTATGCAAGCATCTTTAGGTAACTCTAAAATGTCTGATGGAGATAATGAAGATCTACACTTTGCTGATACTGTAAAAGGTTCAGATTGGGGATGTGATCAAATCGTTGCAAGAATGTTCGTACATACTGCGCCAAAAGCTATTAGAGAATTAGCTGGTTGGGGTGTTCCTTGGACTAGAGTTAGAGAAGGTTCAAGAGAAGCAGTTATTAATGCTAAAAAAACAACAATTACTGAAGATGCTGACAGACATGGTTTAATTATGTCAAGAGATTTTGGTGGTACTAAAAAATGGAGAACATGTTATACAGCTGATGCAACTGGACATACTATGTTATTTGGTGTTGCTAATGAAGCGTTAAAACATGATGTTGATATTAGAGATAGAAAAGAAGCTTTATCATTAATCCATGAAGATGGTAGATGTTACGGTGCAATTGTAAGAGATTTAATTTCTGGTGAATTAGAAGCTTATGTTGCAAAAGGTACATGTATTGCAACTGGTGGATATGGAAGAATATTTAAACAAACTACAAATGCTGTAATTTGTGAAGGTATTGGTGCTGCAATTGCCTTAGAAACTGGAATTGCTACTTTAGGAAATATGGAAGCTGTTCAATTCCATCCAACTCCAATTGTACCATCAGGTATTTTATTAACTGAAGGTTGTAGAGGTGATGGTGGAATCTTAAGAGATGTTGATGGTCATAGATTTATGCCAGATTACGAACCTGAGAAAAAAGAATTAGCATCAAGAGATGTTGTTTCAAGAAGAATGATTGAGCATATTAGAAATGGTAAAGGTGTTCCTTCTCCATACGGTGATCACATTTGGTTAGATATTTCTATTTTAGGTCGAGAACATATTGAAAAGAACTTAAGAGATGTTCAAGAAATTTGTCAAATCTTTAATGGTATTGATCCAGCTGATGAAGGTAAAAAAGGATGGGCCCCTGTATTACCTATGCAACATTACTCAATGGGTGGAATTAGAACAAAACCAACTGGTGAATCTCAAACTTTAAATGGTTTATTTGCTTGTGGTGAAGCTTGTTGTTGGGATATGCACGGATTTAATAGACTTGGAGGAAACTCTGTTTCTGAAACAGTTGTTGCAGGTATGATTATTGGTAACTATTTTGCTGATTATTGTATAGATAATGATATTGCAATTCAAACTACTACTGTTCAAAAAGAATTAGATAAACAAAATGATTACATTACTGAAATTTTAGCTTATGAAGGTACTGAAGATATTTTCAGAATCAAAAACAGAATGCAAAATTTAATGGATCAAAAAGTTGGTATTTTTAGAGATGGACCTCACTTAGTTGAAGCTGTTGATGAATTAGAAGAACTACTTAAAAAAACTAAACATATTAATGTTAAGTCAAAAGAAAGAGTTGGAAATCCAGAGCTTGAAGAAGCATACAGAGTTCCAAGAATGCTTAAAGTTGCATTATGTGTTGCAAAAGGTGCTAGAGATAGAACTGAATCAAGAGGTGCTCACTATAGAGAAGATTACCTTAAAAGAGATGATGCAAACTGGTTAAAAAGAACAATTACATCTTGGCCAGATGCAAATGCTACTTTACCTACAATTACATATGAAGATTTAGATATTATGACTATGGAAATGCCTCCAGCATTTAGAGGTTATGGAGCTAAGGGTATGATTATTGAAAATGAATTATCAGAAAAAAGACAAGCACAAGTTGATGAAACAACTGAAAAAATGCAAGCAGAAGGTAAAGATAGACATGAAATTCAAGATGCTTTAATGTCATTTGATTTACCAATGAACTACAGAGAAAAAAATGAAAGAGCAGGAGATTTATAA
- a CDS encoding fumarate reductase cytochrome b subunit, producing the protein MSDLIEGYLGKTVEGKKSRLPAKLDYLQSVTGGFLALFMWAHMLLVSSILISNDFMYAVTKLFEASFIIDGGSPILVSITAFVIFVIFITHAGLGMRKLPGNFKQFQVMRAHSKSMDHDDTKLWFTQAGTGFTMFFLGSVHLYIIMTHSDAIGPYASADRVWSEWMWPLYILLLIAVELHGTIGLYRLCVKWGWFDGENPKATRKALKKIKWALTVFFLTLGFLSLAAYMKIGMDHANNVGERYVPTAQIMEYKITNKTLGGIA; encoded by the coding sequence ATGAGTGACCTAATAGAAGGCTATTTAGGTAAAACCGTTGAGGGGAAAAAAAGTAGATTACCTGCTAAACTTGATTATCTACAAAGTGTTACAGGTGGATTCTTAGCCCTGTTTATGTGGGCACATATGTTATTAGTGTCTTCAATATTAATTTCTAACGACTTCATGTATGCAGTTACTAAGCTTTTTGAAGCAAGTTTTATTATTGATGGAGGAAGCCCAATACTTGTAAGTATTACAGCTTTTGTTATCTTTGTAATCTTTATTACACATGCAGGATTAGGGATGAGAAAACTACCTGGTAACTTCAAACAGTTCCAAGTAATGAGAGCTCATTCTAAAAGTATGGATCATGATGATACAAAGCTTTGGTTTACACAAGCAGGAACAGGTTTTACTATGTTCTTCTTAGGTTCTGTTCACTTATATATCATAATGACACATTCAGATGCAATTGGTCCATATGCAAGTGCTGATAGAGTTTGGTCTGAATGGATGTGGCCATTATATATTCTTTTATTAATTGCTGTTGAATTACATGGAACAATTGGTTTATATAGACTATGTGTTAAATGGGGATGGTTTGATGGAGAAAATCCAAAAGCTACTAGAAAAGCACTTAAAAAAATCAAATGGGCACTTACTGTATTCTTTTTAACTTTAGGTTTCTTATCATTAGCAGCTTATATGAAAATAGGTATGGATCACGCTAATAATGTTGGTGAAAGATATGTTCCTACAGCACAAATTATGGAATACAAAATTACAAATAAAACTCTTGGAGGAATCGCATAA
- a CDS encoding NADH-quinone oxidoreductase subunit N, whose protein sequence is MNEIIYLIPAITVLIGALTLMFMSMYDKYTVKTFITVSSLFLIVALGFSLLRFTESYSVLPFSDLLNNVLIYDTFSNFFDILLIFGTLLTLLIGEHYFQHRSYFKGEFFSILLFALFGMMLLGHSNELITAYIALEIASFSVYIMVGVNTEDSKRVEAIFKYLVLGAFIGAFYLLGTVLIYGATATTNLSELGTYIASHSGDDMILVYIGLTLILFIFLFKIAAFPFQSWLLDVYRGAPMVITSYMASTFKIAIFSFFLRAILTDIAPIIDFWDGIMYVIIILTLVFGTWLAITQTIIKRMLAASSIVHTGYLLLAFIALSYKDGHILNIESAYAMMFYLIAYLLSALGAFGLASHIISETNVRVTYNDFKGLAHERPFLAAMMTIFLFSLAGIPSTIGFIGKFYVFTEAINAGYTTLTVVAIFATIVSVYYYFKLIAMMYFYPAPLTCSIEGFNDKRVSTYAIAFIAILTILGGVGTAIVFFIPILNIDAIITLTQTAVQSLFIK, encoded by the coding sequence ATGAATGAAATTATCTATTTAATTCCAGCAATAACTGTTTTGATAGGTGCTTTAACACTTATGTTTATGAGTATGTATGATAAATATACTGTTAAAACATTTATTACAGTTTCTTCATTATTTTTAATAGTTGCCTTAGGTTTCTCATTATTAAGATTTACAGAATCTTATTCAGTTTTACCTTTTAGTGACTTATTAAACAATGTATTAATATATGATACTTTTTCAAATTTCTTTGATATTTTATTAATATTTGGAACTCTTTTAACTCTTTTAATTGGTGAGCATTATTTCCAACATAGATCATACTTTAAAGGTGAGTTTTTCTCAATTTTATTATTTGCATTATTTGGAATGATGTTATTAGGTCACTCAAATGAATTAATAACTGCATATATTGCACTTGAAATTGCATCATTTTCTGTTTATATTATGGTTGGTGTTAATACAGAAGATTCAAAAAGAGTTGAAGCTATATTTAAATACTTAGTTTTAGGTGCTTTTATTGGAGCATTTTATTTATTAGGAACAGTATTAATTTATGGTGCAACTGCTACAACAAATTTAAGTGAATTAGGTACATATATTGCATCTCATTCTGGTGATGATATGATTTTAGTATATATAGGATTAACATTAATTTTATTTATATTCCTTTTCAAAATTGCAGCTTTCCCATTCCAATCATGGCTTTTAGATGTATATAGAGGTGCGCCAATGGTTATTACTTCTTATATGGCATCTACATTTAAAATTGCTATTTTCTCATTTTTCTTAAGAGCAATTTTAACTGATATAGCTCCTATTATTGATTTTTGGGATGGAATTATGTATGTAATTATTATCCTAACACTTGTTTTTGGTACATGGTTAGCAATTACACAAACGATTATAAAAAGAATGTTAGCAGCCTCTTCAATTGTTCACACAGGGTATTTATTATTAGCATTTATTGCACTTTCATATAAAGATGGACATATATTAAATATTGAATCAGCATATGCCATGATGTTTTATTTAATTGCTTATTTATTATCAGCACTTGGTGCATTTGGATTAGCTTCACATATTATTTCAGAAACAAATGTTAGAGTTACATATAATGATTTTAAAGGTTTAGCACATGAAAGACCTTTTTTAGCCGCAATGATGACAATATTTTTATTTTCACTAGCAGGAATTCCTTCAACTATTGGATTTATTGGTAAATTCTATGTATTTACAGAAGCAATTAATGCAGGATATACAACACTTACAGTTGTAGCAATATTTGCAACTATCGTTTCAGTTTATTACTACTTTAAATTAATTGCAATGATGTATTTTTACCCTGCTCCTCTTACTTGTAGTATTGAAGGGTTTAATGATAAAAGAGTTTCAACATATGCGATTGCATTCATTGCGATACTAACTATCTTAGGTGGAGTTGGGACAGCTATTGTATTTTTTATACCTATTCTAAATATTGATGCAATAATTACTTTAACTCAAACTGCAGTTCAATCTTTATTTATAAAATAG
- a CDS encoding complex I subunit 4 family protein, with amino-acid sequence MSSDILSFIIFLPAIVAFGLMLTTKDVNTIRNIAFLTTTVILALVLKIYIEFEPTSGMQFVTNVTWIETYGINYYVGLDGFSLTILMMIAILIPTSYLLLWEGRTKGYWINMLLVQTGVTGTLLSLDVVLFYFFWEVMLLPVFLMIGSYGFGDKIFTTIKVTVYTMVGSLLMFIAILYLGVAYHTEFGVWSFAYNELMRITTIDYSTKVWLFLAFLAAFAIKIPIFPLHTWIMDTYKNAPTGAVFLLSSIMAKLGIYAIVRFMIPIFPEIYIEFSMYFVAIGLFGLVYFGIAALMQNDIKRMLAYSSASHLSFIAAGIFSLNEYGINGALYLIIAHAIATGALFLLIGLIHEETGFKTIKDLGGIAKQAPILTFIFAIMLFANIGLPGTNGFVSELLIIFGVYEFNHTLGYISAVTVIIGASYMLWMFQRAILQDRPEGAPVLKMRDLKIKEIIGLAPWVILVFLMGIYPDIFIDKFEPTVTHYLSDILHIGASK; translated from the coding sequence ATGAGCTCAGATATACTTTCATTTATCATATTTTTACCTGCAATTGTGGCATTTGGATTAATGCTTACAACGAAGGATGTTAATACAATTAGAAATATTGCATTTCTAACTACTACTGTTATTTTAGCTCTTGTTCTTAAAATTTATATAGAGTTTGAACCAACTTCTGGAATGCAATTTGTTACAAATGTAACTTGGATTGAAACTTATGGAATAAACTATTATGTTGGATTAGATGGTTTTTCTTTAACTATTTTAATGATGATTGCGATTTTGATTCCTACTTCGTACCTTCTATTATGGGAAGGAAGAACAAAAGGATATTGGATAAATATGCTTTTAGTTCAAACAGGAGTTACGGGAACACTTTTATCTTTAGATGTTGTTTTATTTTATTTCTTTTGGGAAGTTATGCTTTTACCTGTATTCTTAATGATTGGTTCATATGGATTCGGGGATAAAATCTTCACAACAATAAAAGTAACAGTTTATACAATGGTAGGTTCATTATTAATGTTCATTGCTATTTTATATTTAGGTGTTGCTTATCATACAGAATTTGGTGTATGGTCGTTTGCATATAATGAATTAATGAGAATTACTACAATTGATTATTCAACAAAGGTATGGTTATTTTTAGCTTTCCTTGCTGCATTTGCTATTAAAATTCCAATATTCCCTCTTCATACTTGGATTATGGATACATATAAAAATGCACCAACGGGTGCTGTTTTCCTTTTATCTTCTATAATGGCAAAACTTGGAATTTATGCAATTGTAAGATTTATGATTCCAATTTTTCCAGAAATTTATATTGAATTTTCAATGTATTTTGTAGCTATTGGATTATTTGGATTAGTTTACTTTGGCATTGCAGCACTAATGCAAAATGATATTAAAAGAATGTTAGCATATTCATCAGCATCGCATTTAAGTTTTATTGCAGCTGGTATATTTTCATTAAATGAATATGGTATTAATGGAGCTTTATATTTAATTATTGCACATGCAATTGCAACTGGTGCATTATTTTTACTAATTGGTTTAATTCATGAAGAAACAGGATTTAAAACTATTAAAGATTTAGGTGGAATTGCAAAACAAGCACCTATTTTAACTTTTATATTTGCAATAATGTTATTTGCAAATATTGGATTACCAGGAACAAATGGTTTTGTATCTGAACTTTTAATTATCTTTGGTGTTTATGAATTCAATCATACTTTAGGTTATATCTCAGCTGTTACAGTAATTATTGGAGCATCTTATATGTTATGGATGTTTCAAAGAGCAATTCTTCAAGATAGACCAGAAGGTGCACCTGTTTTAAAAATGAGAGATTTAAAAATAAAAGAAATTATTGGTTTAGCACCTTGGGTTATATTGGTATTTTTAATGGGTATTTATCCTGATATTTTTATTGATAAATTTGAACCTACAGTTACTCACTACTTAAGTGATATCTTACATATTGGAGCTTCTAAATGA